In Pseudomonas sp. p1(2021b), the genomic window CGGGTTGTTGTTCTCTTCACGCAGGAACAGCAGTACATCCACGTAATCGCCCGGGCGCACCTGCCCGGCTGCGCCGGCCACATCGTCGACCGCCACGGCCACCGCACGCTCGTGGCGGCGGATCATCCGCGCCAGCGGCCCACCGGCCTGGAAACTGTTCTCATCCAGCCAAGTACCTGCTGACAGCGGGCGCGGGCTGCTGCGCCCCACGGCCTGTTCGATGCGCTGGAAGGCACCGGCGGGTACCACCTGCAGATGCTCGAGCGCCAGGTCGTCCGTGGTCAGGGTGGTATGAGCCGCGATATCGCGGCGCACGACCACGATTGGCGAGCCGACAGGCTCCGGAGCCCCGACAACTGCTGGCACGACCGCTGGGACGGGCGCCTGGGCCGCTACCGCCGCCGGAGGTACGACAGCCGCGGGCGGACGACTCAGAACAATGCCCCAGTACCCAGCCAGTAGCGCAGCGACCAGAAACACGGCGGCCAATATCATGGTCAAGCGACTGCTCATATCCGCTATCCACCCTAGTGCCCATGCCGAGAGAAATGATGGCAAAAAGTTACTGTTTCGCTATTAGAAAGTAGCCGAGGGTGTCTAATTCGCCATTTATTCGTGCCGCATTCCCCATACATAAAATTGACGCATTAGCAAAACAAGGGGTTAGCACGCCTGTTCGATACCCATACTTTTGGATTAATACCTTCTTACATTTGCAAGTTCCCCAGGCTTGACAATTCTGTGATGGCAAAGGGGTATCACCTAGGCGACCCCATTATCGGCGCCTGATCGCGCAAGGAGTTGTGCCATGCTGCTGAAACTGTTTGTCCACTGCAAAGTCTTCCTGCAACGCAAGGATGGAGCGTCCGGTATCGAATATGCGCTGATCGCGGCGATGGTCGCGGTGGTGCTGGCGAGTTTCACTACAGAGATTTCTACCCAAGTCGATAACATCATGAACGCCATTAAAGAGGGCATTACGACTACGTCTCCGACTGACGGCTAATTAATCCATGCTTGTGTTCTCCTCTATAAAGAAGGAAGCCACCATGCCAACCTCTTCCTTGCGTCAACAGATCCTCCTGGTGGACGACGAGGAAGAGGCGCTGCTCGAACTCGCCGAACTGCTGGAAAACGAAGGCTTCATCTGCCATACCGCCACCTCGGTCAAGGGCGCCCTGCTCCAGCTCACCCGCCACCCAGACATGGCGCTGGTCATCACCGACCTGCGCATGCCCGAGGAAAGCGGCATCAGCCTGATCAAGCGCCTGCGCGACCACACCGCCCGGCAACACCTGCCGGTGATCGTCATGTCCGGGCACGCCGACATGGACGATATCAGCGACCTGCTGCGCCTGCAGGTGCTCGACCTGTTCCGCAAGCCGATCTACCACGCGCGCTTGCTGGAAACCCTGGACAACCTGTTCCCAAAGCCACGGATGCTGGTGGCGGGCTGAAGCCCGGCACACCTGCACCGCCCTGAGACATGTAGGAGTTACCCCTCTGCTCGTGCCCTCGTACGCTCCATTGCTCCTGTTCCAAGCAAAGGAAACATACGATGAAACACATGGGCTATCTCGGCATTTCGCTGATCACTGCCTTCCCCTACCTGTTCACCACCGTCTCGGTCGCCGACGACCTGGCCGTGGCCGTCGAGCATGGGCAGGCAAGC contains:
- a CDS encoding Flp family type IVb pilin, translating into MLLKLFVHCKVFLQRKDGASGIEYALIAAMVAVVLASFTTEISTQVDNIMNAIKEGITTTSPTDG
- the cpaB gene encoding Flp pilus assembly protein CpaB, yielding MSSRLTMILAAVFLVAALLAGYWGIVLSRPPAAVVPPAAVAAQAPVPAVVPAVVGAPEPVGSPIVVVRRDIAAHTTLTTDDLALEHLQVVPAGAFQRIEQAVGRSSPRPLSAGTWLDENSFQAGGPLARMIRRHERAVAVAVDDVAGAAGQVRPGDYVDVLLFLREENNNPQSSAQVVLPALRVLSVGEQTGLANDGRPAQTADEQKAQRNQLGVATKTVALAVPQALASRLMLAAQAGTLRLAVRSADEQLLARYWSDPQGAAQVESANRELYRFSQLSQVPIAKAVVPGNRAPGMQIIRGAQADDTPKTP
- a CDS encoding response regulator; its protein translation is MPTSSLRQQILLVDDEEEALLELAELLENEGFICHTATSVKGALLQLTRHPDMALVITDLRMPEESGISLIKRLRDHTARQHLPVIVMSGHADMDDISDLLRLQVLDLFRKPIYHARLLETLDNLFPKPRMLVAG